A window of Lentibacillus sp. Marseille-P4043 contains these coding sequences:
- a CDS encoding Rid family hydrolase, whose product MFLKQVIQTENAPKPSGPYSQGVKSGAFIFVSGQDGGTSAGETIAEQTAASLENIKHILAEKDATLADVVYVSCHLFDLTSENVQEFNYVYESYFKNVDVKPARITVGSQLLGVKVEITAIASVS is encoded by the coding sequence ATGTTTTTGAAACAAGTGATCCAAACGGAAAATGCACCAAAGCCTAGTGGGCCATATTCCCAAGGTGTGAAATCTGGGGCGTTTATTTTTGTATCGGGGCAAGACGGTGGTACGTCAGCAGGAGAAACAATTGCCGAACAAACCGCTGCCAGCTTGGAGAATATTAAACATATTTTGGCAGAAAAGGATGCGACGCTAGCTGATGTTGTTTATGTTTCGTGCCATCTTTTTGATTTGACCTCAGAAAATGTTCAGGAGTTCAATTATGTCTATGAATCTTACTTTAAAAATGTTGACGTAAAGCCAGCGCGAATTACAGTTGGTAGTCAATTATTAGGTGTAAAAGTAGAAATTACCGCGATTGCATCTGTAAGTTAA
- a CDS encoding 2-hydroxyacid dehydrogenase — MKKKIIAYNRVEKPVLEDLQKKYDVQFFKNIDTKNDPDFLKHVGQAEGIIGLELEVDRELLERAPHLKIVSNVSVGYNNLHVEELNKRNIMATNTPGVLTDTVADTIFGILIATARRIPELDQFVKNGEWVTEAVGEEHFGMNVHHKKLGIIGMGRIGQAIAQRAHFGFDMDILYHSRTRKPDAEEKFAATYLDLYALLRESDFVCLITPLTPETKELIGKREFQLMKKSAIFINGSRGRTVVEQDLIKALQNGEIAAAGLDVFEKEPVDPNNPLLQMKNVVTTPHIGSSTHETELEMSELAAYNLEEALNGRKPPNLINPSVWNGKKA; from the coding sequence ATGAAAAAGAAAATTATTGCGTACAATCGTGTAGAGAAGCCTGTTCTGGAAGACTTGCAAAAAAAATATGATGTACAATTTTTCAAAAACATTGATACAAAAAACGATCCGGATTTTTTGAAACATGTAGGCCAAGCAGAAGGAATTATTGGGCTGGAATTGGAAGTGGACCGCGAATTACTGGAACGCGCGCCACATTTAAAAATCGTGAGCAACGTCTCTGTCGGCTATAACAACTTGCATGTAGAAGAACTAAACAAGCGAAACATTATGGCCACTAACACACCAGGCGTACTAACAGATACTGTCGCCGATACTATTTTCGGCATTCTTATTGCAACCGCTAGACGAATTCCAGAACTAGATCAGTTTGTAAAAAATGGCGAATGGGTAACCGAGGCAGTTGGCGAAGAGCACTTTGGCATGAATGTCCATCATAAAAAGCTAGGTATTATTGGGATGGGACGCATTGGCCAAGCAATCGCACAGCGAGCTCATTTTGGTTTTGATATGGATATTTTATACCATAGCCGAACACGTAAACCCGACGCCGAAGAAAAATTTGCTGCAACATACCTCGACCTTTATGCATTATTACGCGAATCTGATTTCGTTTGCCTAATCACTCCACTAACACCAGAAACAAAAGAACTCATCGGAAAACGGGAATTCCAGTTAATGAAAAAATCAGCAATCTTTATAAATGGCTCAAGAGGAAGAACAGTTGTGGAACAGGATTTGATCAAAGCACTTCAGAATGGTGAAATCGCTGCTGCAGGATTGGATGTTTTTGAAAAAGAACCGGTTGATCCGAATAACCCGCTACTGCAAATGAAAAATGTTGTTACAACGCCACATATTGGATCCTCAACACACGAAACAGAACTTGAAATGTCGGAGCTCGCTGCTTACAATCTTGAGGAAGCATTGAACGGTAGAAAACCACCAAACCTAATCAATCCAAGTGTGTGGAATGGAAAGAAAGCGTAA
- a CDS encoding M20 metallopeptidase family protein — protein sequence MATENKAMVDKAKKLTVQMIEWRQRFHMYPELSFQEVETAQFVAQVLGKIPSMQVEVGVGYPTSVVGTLSSGAGPTIAVRADMDALPIQEENEHEYKSQNQGVMHACGHDAHTAIGLGVASLLGESFQNKELQGTVKFLFQPAEEMADATGSTGAPYMIRAGALTDVDCVLALHMSPENQLGEVKVHDGYSMANVDVFTAKIFGTGGHGAYPHLGADPVWMLGPVLQALHGIVARRVSPLDPAVISIGSIQTGSANNVIPSVVTLRGTIRSYQPEVRQLLHEELKKAFSLVRALDGDYELIITPEDPSLKNDPKVNKLIKGAIKDLYPNFTIVETPFGLGGEDFAHMTEAAPGAMFFLGCAVADGINRDLHTPHFDINEQVLPVGASILAETVRRCLIE from the coding sequence GTGGCTACGGAAAACAAAGCAATGGTTGATAAGGCAAAAAAGTTGACTGTACAGATGATCGAATGGCGACAAAGGTTCCACATGTACCCAGAATTAAGTTTTCAAGAGGTAGAAACGGCACAATTTGTAGCTCAAGTGTTAGGGAAAATTCCAAGTATGCAAGTGGAGGTTGGAGTAGGCTATCCAACTTCTGTCGTCGGCACGCTTTCTTCTGGTGCGGGCCCGACAATCGCGGTTCGTGCTGATATGGATGCCTTACCAATTCAGGAAGAAAATGAACATGAATATAAATCGCAAAATCAAGGTGTGATGCATGCGTGTGGTCATGATGCACATACTGCGATTGGATTAGGTGTTGCTAGTCTACTTGGTGAAAGTTTTCAGAATAAGGAACTACAAGGAACGGTAAAATTTCTATTCCAACCTGCTGAAGAAATGGCTGACGCTACCGGTTCGACAGGAGCCCCATACATGATCAGGGCTGGTGCATTAACGGATGTTGACTGTGTCCTTGCCCTGCATATGAGTCCAGAGAATCAGCTTGGAGAAGTGAAAGTTCACGATGGTTATAGTATGGCAAATGTTGATGTGTTTACTGCAAAAATTTTTGGAACCGGCGGGCATGGGGCATATCCCCATTTGGGAGCAGACCCAGTCTGGATGCTTGGACCAGTGTTGCAGGCCTTGCATGGAATTGTGGCACGTCGTGTATCCCCGCTCGACCCAGCAGTTATTAGTATTGGTAGTATCCAAACTGGCTCAGCAAACAATGTAATTCCGTCTGTTGTAACACTCCGGGGCACCATTCGCAGCTATCAACCAGAAGTTCGACAACTACTACATGAAGAATTAAAGAAGGCTTTTTCATTGGTGCGAGCTTTGGATGGCGATTATGAATTAATCATAACACCAGAAGACCCGTCATTAAAAAATGATCCTAAGGTTAATAAGCTAATTAAAGGTGCTATTAAGGATTTATATCCCAATTTTACAATAGTAGAAACACCATTCGGACTGGGCGGCGAGGACTTTGCACATATGACAGAAGCTGCTCCCGGTGCAATGTTCTTCCTTGGATGTGCCGTAGCAGACGGAATAAACCGCGATCTGCATACACCACACTTTGATATCAATGAACAGGTATTACCAGTTGGCGCATCTATTTTGGCAGAGACTGTCAGACGTTGTTTAATAGAATGA
- a CDS encoding pyridoxal-phosphate dependent enzyme, whose product MIEKPVLRDIWEARKRISPIVTKPPLIYSQALSDFTGTSVHLKLENLNVSGSFKIRGAANKILSLTPAEMERGITTFSTGNFGVSVAYIAKKLGIDATICISSKVPQAKVDTLKNSGAQIEIYGESQDDAEQRCYQLEEQHGLTVIHPFDDPHIIAGQGTIGLELLDDLPKVDTVIGGLSGGGLHSGLGLALKSIDPNIQVIGISTARGATMYESIQAGKPITIKEKDTLADSLLGGIGTYNQYTFDMVQQYVDDIVLLEEDEIAEGMAVMLDKHHMAIEGAAASGIGAILNNKVPLGSHVVVVISGCSVDTSVLLDVAHRYKSRLS is encoded by the coding sequence ATGATAGAAAAACCTGTCCTACGAGATATTTGGGAGGCACGGAAACGGATTTCTCCGATTGTTACGAAACCGCCCCTCATCTATTCACAGGCATTGTCCGATTTCACAGGTACATCTGTTCACTTGAAACTTGAAAATTTGAATGTTAGTGGTTCCTTTAAAATTAGAGGAGCAGCAAATAAAATTTTAAGCTTAACGCCAGCTGAAATGGAACGTGGGATAACGACATTTTCGACTGGAAATTTTGGGGTGAGTGTTGCTTACATTGCTAAGAAGTTAGGGATTGATGCCACGATTTGTATTTCCAGCAAGGTTCCCCAAGCTAAAGTGGATACATTAAAAAATTCAGGTGCACAAATTGAAATTTATGGGGAATCACAAGATGATGCAGAACAGCGTTGTTATCAGTTGGAGGAACAACATGGACTCACGGTGATACATCCATTTGATGATCCGCATATTATTGCTGGCCAAGGAACAATTGGTTTGGAGTTGCTAGATGATTTGCCAAAAGTCGATACTGTCATTGGTGGTTTATCTGGTGGTGGACTGCATTCAGGGTTAGGATTGGCATTAAAATCGATTGATCCAAATATCCAAGTAATCGGAATATCAACAGCACGTGGGGCAACCATGTATGAGAGCATTCAAGCGGGGAAACCGATCACGATAAAGGAAAAAGACACACTGGCTGATAGTTTACTAGGCGGAATTGGCACTTATAATCAGTATACGTTTGATATGGTTCAGCAATATGTGGATGATATTGTTTTACTAGAAGAAGATGAAATTGCAGAAGGGATGGCGGTCATGCTAGATAAACACCACATGGCTATCGAAGGGGCCGCTGCTTCTGGAATTGGTGCCATTTTAAATAATAAAGTTCCGTTAGGCTCTCATGTTGTGGTTGTAATTAGTGGATGTAGTGTGGATACCTCTGTTCTATTGGATGTTGCCCATCGATATAAATCCAGACTTTCATAA
- a CDS encoding M24 family metallopeptidase, with translation MRQLNYARGEGMNVLTFPISEFQARLTKTKQRMVNSGVDVLLVTDPANMNYLTGYDAWSFYVHQLLIVMLDEDQPIWVGRGQDASAAKHTTWLDADHIIPYADNYVQSIVRHPMDFVCDLLKMKRRDNQTIAVELDAYYFTAKCYMQLVQGLPNATFKDGTNMVNWVRIIKSEQEIDYIKQAAKISEKAMQVAFDTLNEGVRECDVVAGIAHAQISGLEDFGGDYPAIVPLLPTGEKTSACHLTWTDDTFKQGDPVIVELAGCYKRYHSPLARTAVIGMPSEQMQYVADVVVEGINTALDAVKPGVTCEELELVWRKVIEKSGIKKESRMGYSMGLNYPPDWGEHTASLRPGDRTVLQPNMTFHLIPGIWMEKMGVEISESFRVTDSGCEVLADFPRELLVKPNIRLA, from the coding sequence ATGCGTCAGTTAAATTATGCACGAGGGGAAGGGATGAATGTGTTAACATTTCCTATTTCTGAGTTTCAAGCGAGGTTGACCAAAACGAAACAGCGAATGGTTAACTCTGGTGTCGATGTCCTATTAGTAACAGATCCGGCAAACATGAATTATTTAACTGGATATGATGCTTGGTCATTTTACGTTCATCAACTACTTATTGTGATGCTTGATGAAGATCAGCCGATTTGGGTGGGCCGTGGGCAGGATGCTAGCGCCGCAAAACATACAACTTGGCTTGATGCGGACCATATTATTCCTTACGCCGATAATTATGTTCAATCAATAGTGCGACACCCGATGGATTTTGTTTGTGATCTGTTAAAAATGAAAAGACGCGATAACCAAACCATTGCTGTTGAACTTGATGCATACTATTTTACGGCAAAATGTTATATGCAACTTGTGCAAGGATTGCCTAATGCCACCTTTAAAGATGGTACGAATATGGTCAATTGGGTTCGGATTATAAAATCGGAACAGGAAATCGACTATATTAAACAGGCTGCAAAAATTTCCGAAAAAGCGATGCAAGTTGCTTTTGACACGTTAAATGAAGGAGTTCGAGAATGTGATGTCGTAGCAGGAATCGCACATGCACAAATCAGTGGTTTGGAGGATTTTGGCGGGGATTACCCTGCGATTGTTCCATTACTCCCAACAGGTGAAAAAACATCTGCATGTCATTTGACTTGGACGGATGATACGTTCAAACAGGGTGATCCAGTAATTGTTGAATTGGCAGGTTGCTACAAACGTTATCACTCACCACTAGCCCGAACAGCGGTAATTGGTATGCCATCGGAGCAGATGCAATATGTAGCTGATGTTGTTGTTGAAGGGATTAATACAGCGCTTGATGCTGTTAAGCCAGGTGTAACTTGCGAAGAACTTGAATTAGTTTGGCGTAAAGTAATTGAGAAAAGCGGTATCAAAAAAGAATCACGCATGGGCTATTCGATGGGGCTTAACTATCCACCTGACTGGGGTGAGCATACAGCTAGCCTAAGACCTGGTGATCGTACCGTGTTACAACCAAACATGACCTTCCATTTAATCCCTGGCATTTGGATGGAAAAAATGGGTGTTGAGATCAGTGAATCATTCCGGGTGACAGATTCAGGTTGTGAAGTGCTTGCGGATTTTCCACGAGAATTGTTGGTTAAACCTAATATTCGCTTGGCTTAG
- a CDS encoding GntR family transcriptional regulator has translation MDDDSVILQKPLSQLIADALKKEIWNKEIQFGERLLETELAERFDVSRSTIREALKTLEIEELVISKARKGTYVANFTDQDLGEMIELRTLLETRAFTDAIPRLEKQHLQKLEAITSQMKEKAEEQDWNELFDLDMKFHSYVVNLCHNSRIIKIYNSLQVQIRTFLMHLDKYYSSPQSFYNEHQDLLRALTSKDIQTVQNQVQTHISYVEEKLLGTNQLNENGEVSAK, from the coding sequence ATGGATGATGATAGTGTTATTTTGCAAAAACCATTGAGTCAGTTAATTGCGGACGCGTTAAAAAAAGAAATTTGGAATAAAGAAATTCAGTTTGGGGAGCGTTTGCTGGAAACAGAACTGGCAGAAAGGTTTGATGTCAGCAGAAGCACGATAAGGGAAGCATTGAAAACGTTGGAAATTGAAGAATTAGTAATTAGTAAAGCGCGGAAAGGGACGTACGTTGCAAATTTTACAGACCAAGATTTGGGTGAAATGATTGAATTGCGGACGTTGTTGGAGACCCGTGCTTTTACTGATGCCATACCACGCCTTGAGAAACAGCATTTACAAAAGCTGGAGGCAATAACCAGTCAAATGAAAGAAAAGGCCGAGGAACAAGACTGGAATGAGTTGTTTGACCTCGATATGAAATTCCACAGCTATGTTGTTAACTTATGCCATAATTCCCGTATTATTAAAATCTACAACTCACTTCAAGTACAAATCAGAACATTTCTCATGCATCTCGATAAGTATTATTCCAGTCCACAATCATTTTACAACGAACATCAGGATTTACTTCGTGCACTAACTTCTAAGGACATACAAACAGTTCAAAACCAGGTGCAAACGCACATTAGCTATGTTGAGGAAAAGCTGCTTGGTACTAACCAACTAAATGAAAATGGGGAGGTTTCAGCAAAATGA
- the gabT gene encoding 4-aminobutyrate--2-oxoglutarate transaminase → MNKQFAHVKTELPGPKAKELLNRRHDVVPQGVSYGIPTFVESAKGALLKDVDGNQFIDFAGAIGCINVGHSHDTVIDALHDQVDKYLHTGFNVMMYDPYIEFAEKIAALAPGSFTKKVMFLNSGAEAIENAVKIARKSTGRQAVVSFSGGFHGRTLLSMSLTGKVKPYKYEYGPFAPEVYHAPYPYAYRRPDSMSEEAYTDFMLQQVENFFISEVDPSLVAAFIMEPVQGESGFIVPSKAFVQGVYELCKQHGILFIADEIQTGFGRTGKYFATEHYGVEPDLITISKSMAAGLPISGVIGREEIMDAARPGELGGTYCGSPLGCRAGLAVLEVMEKENINERAETVGKRVMEKFKQMYDQFDVIGDYRGLGAMCALEFVKDRASKEPEKELTGQILKQAHQRGLIALKAGVYDNVIRLLMPLVITDKQLEEGLNILEESIASVLVGAKS, encoded by the coding sequence ATGAACAAACAATTTGCACATGTGAAAACGGAATTACCTGGACCAAAGGCAAAGGAACTGCTTAACCGTAGGCACGATGTTGTTCCACAAGGTGTCAGCTATGGGATTCCAACATTTGTTGAATCAGCAAAGGGAGCGTTGCTGAAGGATGTTGATGGGAATCAATTTATCGACTTTGCTGGAGCAATTGGATGCATTAATGTCGGCCATAGCCATGATACCGTTATCGATGCTTTACATGATCAAGTGGATAAGTATCTTCATACCGGGTTTAATGTCATGATGTATGATCCATATATTGAATTTGCGGAAAAAATCGCTGCACTGGCGCCGGGAAGTTTTACCAAGAAAGTCATGTTTTTAAACAGTGGTGCTGAAGCAATTGAGAATGCGGTAAAAATTGCTCGCAAATCTACTGGGAGGCAGGCGGTTGTATCCTTTTCCGGCGGCTTTCATGGGCGAACATTATTGTCAATGTCATTAACTGGTAAGGTAAAGCCATATAAATATGAATACGGACCATTTGCCCCTGAAGTTTACCATGCCCCATATCCATATGCATATCGGCGTCCAGACTCGATGAGTGAGGAAGCATATACAGATTTCATGTTGCAGCAAGTGGAGAACTTTTTTATTAGTGAAGTGGATCCGAGTCTCGTAGCAGCGTTCATTATGGAACCAGTGCAAGGGGAAAGTGGATTTATTGTTCCGAGCAAGGCATTTGTTCAAGGCGTTTATGAATTGTGTAAACAGCATGGCATTCTGTTCATCGCGGACGAAATTCAAACAGGTTTTGGGCGCACAGGTAAATACTTTGCAACGGAGCATTACGGGGTTGAGCCAGATCTGATCACGATATCTAAGTCAATGGCTGCCGGACTGCCGATTAGTGGTGTGATTGGACGTGAAGAAATTATGGATGCAGCACGCCCAGGTGAATTAGGTGGAACATATTGCGGAAGTCCACTCGGGTGTCGTGCCGGGCTTGCAGTATTGGAAGTGATGGAAAAAGAAAACATCAATGAACGTGCTGAAACAGTCGGTAAGCGGGTTATGGAGAAATTCAAACAGATGTATGACCAGTTTGATGTCATTGGTGATTATCGAGGACTTGGTGCAATGTGTGCTTTGGAATTTGTAAAAGATCGTGCTAGCAAAGAACCGGAAAAAGAGCTAACCGGCCAGATTTTAAAACAGGCCCACCAACGGGGACTTATCGCACTGAAAGCAGGGGTTTATGATAATGTTATCCGATTACTTATGCCATTAGTAATTACAGATAAGCAATTGGAAGAAGGGTTGAACATCTTAGAGGAATCAATTGCGTCTGTTCTTGTTGGTGCTAAAAGTTAG
- the dat gene encoding D-amino-acid transaminase: MAKMLYHNQLIDRENVIDIEDRGYQFGDGIYEVIGVYDGNPLMLDEHLERLARSAREVQLTLPSSISDLKNNLEKLVKVNGLTEGIIYMQISRGAAPRWHEFPNADVSPITVAYTRAEERMTDVEDQGATAVLTEDIRWLRCDIKTLNLLPNVLAKQKAVENNAIEAILHRNETVTEASASNVFIVKNGELYTHPANNFILNGITRRKILQLCDAIQLKVNETAYSIDDLLNADEVFITATKLDVIPILKVDEKVIGSGKPGEITKRILQEFRTLY; encoded by the coding sequence ATGGCGAAAATGTTGTATCATAATCAACTTATCGATCGAGAAAATGTAATTGATATCGAGGACCGTGGGTATCAATTTGGTGATGGAATCTATGAAGTGATTGGTGTTTACGATGGTAATCCACTCATGCTAGATGAACATTTAGAACGCCTTGCGAGAAGTGCTCGGGAAGTTCAATTGACATTACCTAGTTCGATTAGTGATTTGAAAAACAACTTGGAAAAGCTTGTCAAGGTAAATGGGCTGACAGAAGGAATTATCTATATGCAGATTTCCCGGGGGGCTGCACCTAGATGGCACGAGTTCCCAAACGCTGATGTTTCGCCTATAACCGTTGCATACACAAGGGCTGAAGAACGAATGACCGATGTAGAAGATCAGGGCGCAACCGCAGTGCTCACGGAAGATATTCGCTGGTTACGCTGTGACATTAAAACACTTAACTTACTACCTAATGTGTTAGCAAAGCAAAAGGCAGTAGAGAACAATGCGATCGAAGCAATTCTCCATCGTAATGAAACTGTTACAGAGGCAAGTGCATCGAACGTGTTTATCGTAAAAAATGGTGAACTTTACACACATCCCGCAAACAATTTTATTTTAAATGGGATTACAAGGCGAAAAATTCTCCAACTATGTGACGCGATACAATTAAAGGTAAACGAAACAGCATATTCCATTGATGACCTGCTGAACGCAGATGAAGTCTTTATTACCGCCACAAAATTAGATGTCATTCCTATCCTAAAAGTTGACGAAAAGGTTATTGGCTCGGGGAAACCTGGCGAAATAACGAAGCGAATTTTGCAGGAATTTCGCACGCTTTACTAG
- a CDS encoding NAD-dependent succinate-semialdehyde dehydrogenase yields MDKVKAKHYAMHINGEWIGDALDSLNVTNPANGQLVGTVPNGGEAETKQAINAAHKAYQSWSQLTAYERSGYLKRLHQLLLENKEELAQIMTLEMGKPINESRGEVAYAASFIEWFAEEGKRIYGETIPSHASGKRLQVWKKPVGVVAAITPWNFPAAMLTRKMGPALAAGCTIIMKPSGESPLTAVKLMELCEEAGFPNGVVNLVTGSSSKIAGAIMKDDRVRKITFTGSTEVGKILIRQSADQVKRLSLELGGHAPLIVLDDANVDLAVKGVIASKFRNAGQTCICANRIYVQAGVYDQFVEKFAEAVKQLKVGDGTDESVAIGPLINQAGLDKVKYHVQDAVAKGATVVTGGEPITQDGGVFFAPTVIKDVDQSMVVMQEETFGPVAPIQKIATEDEAVKLANETPYGLAAYVFSENVAKGTRVIEQLDFGIVGWNDGAPSAAQVPFGGMKESGIGREGGHEGIDAFIESQYVSIGME; encoded by the coding sequence ATGGATAAAGTCAAAGCGAAACATTATGCCATGCATATCAATGGGGAATGGATTGGGGATGCTCTTGACTCATTAAACGTAACGAACCCAGCTAATGGGCAACTTGTTGGAACGGTACCGAATGGTGGAGAGGCAGAGACGAAGCAAGCAATTAACGCTGCCCATAAGGCTTATCAGTCATGGTCACAGCTAACAGCATATGAGCGTTCGGGTTACTTAAAACGATTACATCAGCTCCTGCTGGAAAATAAAGAGGAATTGGCCCAAATTATGACATTGGAAATGGGAAAACCAATCAATGAATCGCGAGGAGAGGTAGCCTATGCCGCTTCTTTTATTGAATGGTTTGCAGAAGAAGGCAAACGAATTTATGGTGAAACAATTCCGTCACATGCATCTGGGAAACGGCTGCAAGTATGGAAAAAACCTGTTGGCGTTGTAGCAGCAATTACACCATGGAATTTTCCAGCAGCTATGTTAACGCGAAAAATGGGTCCAGCACTTGCAGCGGGTTGTACGATAATCATGAAACCATCAGGTGAAAGCCCATTAACAGCTGTTAAATTAATGGAACTGTGTGAAGAGGCTGGTTTTCCGAATGGGGTTGTAAACCTTGTGACTGGATCATCGTCCAAAATTGCTGGTGCCATTATGAAGGATGACAGAGTCCGTAAAATTACCTTTACTGGCTCTACTGAGGTTGGGAAAATTTTAATTCGACAAAGTGCTGACCAAGTAAAACGGTTATCCCTTGAGCTTGGTGGGCACGCACCATTGATAGTCTTGGATGACGCAAATGTGGATTTGGCTGTTAAAGGTGTGATAGCTTCAAAATTCCGAAATGCTGGTCAAACGTGTATATGTGCCAATCGAATTTATGTTCAAGCAGGTGTTTATGATCAGTTTGTCGAGAAATTTGCGGAGGCAGTGAAACAATTAAAAGTTGGCGACGGTACGGATGAATCTGTCGCGATTGGTCCATTAATTAATCAGGCAGGACTAGATAAAGTGAAATATCACGTACAAGACGCAGTAGCAAAGGGGGCGACGGTCGTTACTGGTGGTGAACCAATAACACAAGATGGCGGGGTATTCTTTGCACCAACTGTCATCAAAGATGTGGATCAATCGATGGTGGTAATGCAAGAAGAAACATTTGGCCCTGTGGCACCAATCCAAAAAATTGCTACAGAGGATGAAGCAGTAAAGTTGGCAAATGAGACACCATACGGATTAGCTGCTTATGTATTTTCGGAAAATGTAGCAAAAGGGACGCGGGTAATCGAACAGCTCGACTTCGGAATTGTAGGCTGGAATGACGGGGCACCATCCGCGGCCCAGGTTCCTTTTGGTGGAATGAAAGAAAGTGGCATTGGCCGAGAAGGTGGGCATGAAGGAATCGATGCGTTTATAGAGTCACAATATGTTTCCATTGGTATGGAGTAA
- the alr gene encoding alanine racemase yields the protein MLHSMNLVSQSPTVAEIDVTAFKENIRTLKAHIKHCLLLAVIKTNAYGHGIVPIGQAAIDAGAERLGVTAVEEGAMLRENGIDVPIHILSSVTADRAADIVYYGLTASISDQKLAHAISEEAIKQHTTASVHLKMNTGLQRFGIDPMNMVDFCQSCYHLPGLQWEGIYTHFSSADEADWVTTKQQFTLFENTVMNLERYGYDFPLHHVGGSTIAIERNDMLLDMVRPGIALFGYPPAPRQCDMITLQPVMTLKSRLLHVRKLPPNTPVGYGGSYVTSTREKIAIVPIGHGDGYQRALSNRGEMLVRGKRAPIVGTISLDQTLIDVTNIPDVREGDEVVLLGKQGDEEINAREIAGWMNSIVDEVLSGLMERIRRKYM from the coding sequence TTGTTGCATTCAATGAATTTGGTATCCCAAAGCCCGACAGTAGCGGAAATAGATGTAACTGCTTTTAAAGAAAATATTCGGACACTAAAAGCGCACATCAAACACTGCTTGCTTCTAGCGGTTATAAAAACAAATGCGTACGGACATGGAATCGTTCCTATCGGGCAAGCAGCTATTGACGCTGGAGCAGAACGTCTAGGTGTAACAGCTGTTGAAGAAGGTGCAATGCTTCGTGAAAATGGCATAGACGTACCTATTCATATTTTAAGTTCCGTTACAGCAGATCGGGCAGCAGATATTGTCTATTACGGATTGACAGCCTCCATTTCCGATCAAAAACTAGCACACGCTATCAGTGAAGAGGCGATTAAACAGCATACAACCGCCTCGGTACATTTGAAAATGAATACAGGGCTTCAACGGTTTGGCATCGATCCAATGAACATGGTAGATTTTTGCCAATCGTGTTACCATCTTCCTGGGTTGCAATGGGAGGGGATTTACACACATTTTTCCAGTGCAGATGAAGCGGATTGGGTAACGACGAAACAGCAATTTACCTTATTTGAAAACACGGTCATGAATTTAGAAAGATATGGATATGATTTTCCCCTCCATCATGTTGGAGGCTCAACCATTGCCATTGAAAGAAATGATATGCTCCTAGACATGGTCAGACCAGGAATTGCATTATTTGGTTACCCACCAGCACCTCGTCAATGCGATATGATAACACTTCAACCCGTCATGACATTAAAATCCAGACTTTTACATGTTCGAAAACTGCCACCGAATACACCAGTTGGATACGGTGGTAGTTATGTCACATCAACTAGGGAAAAAATAGCAATCGTACCAATCGGTCATGGCGACGGTTACCAACGTGCACTGTCAAACAGAGGAGAAATGCTCGTGCGAGGGAAAAGAGCACCGATTGTTGGTACAATTTCGCTTGATCAAACTTTGATTGACGTCACAAATATACCTGATGTCCGTGAAGGGGATGAAGTGGTTTTACTTGGCAAACAGGGGGATGAGGAAATTAACGCACGTGAAATTGCCGGGTGGATGAATAGCATTGTTGATGAAGTATTATCGGGGTTGATGGAACGGATACGAAGGAAGTATATGTAG